One window of Salvelinus fontinalis isolate EN_2023a chromosome 19, ASM2944872v1, whole genome shotgun sequence genomic DNA carries:
- the LOC129816281 gene encoding plasma membrane ascorbate-dependent reductase CYBRD1-like produces the protein MAMENFKQFLFALSAAVTVGFVSIIFVLRWVFYFKEGLAWDGGLAEFNWHPVLIVTGFIFMQGIAIVVYRLPWTWKCSKLMMKFIHAGLNILAFIFAAISLVAVFDFHNAQNIPNMYSLHSWVGLAAVILYSLQLVLGVCIYLIPITPTYLRAAFMPLHIYSGLFIFTSVIATALMGITEKLIFGLKNPSYKDSPPEATFVNVLGVLIVIFGGIILWIATRPSWKRPSEQVLRSPPTNGGGSVGTKVSEQTDPIDPKGNGDARRRSGKLEDSGQVN, from the exons ATGGCGATGGAGAATTTCAAGCAGTTCCTGTTCGCTTTGTCCGCTGCAGTTACCGTTGGTTTTGTCTCGATAATTTTTGTTTTGAGATGGGTTTTCTACTTCAAGGAAGGTTTAGCATGGGATGGAGGACTGGCCGAATTCAATTGGCACCCGGTTTTAATCGTTACCGGGTTCATTTTTATGCAGGGAATTG CCATTGTCGTGTATAGGTTGCCATGGACCTGGAAGTGCAGCAAGTTAATGATGAAGTTTATTCATGCTGGCTTAAACATACTGGCCTTCATTTTCGCTGCCATATCTCTAGTAGCAGTATTTGACTTCCACAACGCACAAAATATCCCCAACATGTACAGCCTGCACAGCTGGGTGGGGCTAGCAGCTGTGATACTTTATTCACTACAG CTTGTCCTGGGAGTGTGTATATACCTGATACCCATCACCCCGACATACCTGAGAGCCGCGTTTATGCCCCTGCACATCTACAGTGGCCTGTTCATCTTTACCAGTGTCATAGCCACTGCACTTATGGGCATCACAGAGAAGCTCATTTTTGGCCT GAAAAATCCCAGTTACAAAGACTCTCCCCCAGAGGCCACCTTTGTGAATGTGCTGGGAGTACTTATAGTTATTTTTGGAGGAATCATCCTCTGGATCGCTACTCGCCCCTCTTGGAAACGCCCCAGTGAGCAGGTCCTGCGCTCCCCGCCTACTAACGGGGGTGGGTCAGTTGGCACCAAAGTGTCTGAACAAACTGACCCGATTGACCCCAAAGGCAATGGAGATGCCAGAAGAAGGAGTGGTAAATTGGAGGACTCCGGACAGGTCAACTGA